Part of the Planctomycetota bacterium genome is shown below.
CGAAACGATCAACTACCGCACCTACCGCGCGGAACGCGACGGCCTCTTCTGCGAACGCATCTTCGGCCCCGAACGAGACTGGGAATGCTTCTGCGGCAAGTACAAGGGCACCAAGCACAAGGGCATGATCTGCGACCGCTGCGGGGTCAAGGTCACCCATAGCCGCGTCCGCCGCAAGAGGATGGGCCATATCAACCTGGCCGCGCCCATCGTCCACATCTGGTTCTTCAAGGCCCCGCCCAGCCGGATTGGCACCCTCCTGAACATGCGGGTCTCCGACCTCGAAAAGGTCGTCTACTTCCAGGACTACGCCGTCACCCAGCCCGGTGACACCCCCTTGAAGCCCGCCCAGATCC
Proteins encoded:
- a CDS encoding DNA-directed RNA polymerase subunit beta', coding for MAIENVYEKINDYGSVRISLASPNDIRSWSFGEVRKPETINYRTYRAERDGLFCERIFGPERDWECFCGKYKGTKHKGMICDRCGVKVTHSRVRRKRMGHINLAAPIVHIWFFKAPPSRIGTLLNMRVSDLEKVVYFQDYAVTQPGDTPLKPAQI